The genomic window GGATGGGCTTTCTGCAGCGGGGGCGACCAAAAGGCGAGAGGGCATCAGGGATATGTAGGTGAAGATGGAAGACACCGTTTGAATATTCTGGAAGTTCAGCGTTTGATTCGTTTTATGCCGAAAGTAGTGATTGCAGTGGTTCCGGGATGGGCAGTTGGTGGAGGTCACTCTCTTCATGTGGTTTGTGATTTGACGTTAGCGAGTGAAGAACACGCTATTTTCAAGCAGACTGATGCCGATGTTACCAGCTTCGACGGAGGGTATGGTTCGGCATATTTAGCAAAAATGGTCGGACAGAAAAAAGCCCGTGAAATTTTCTTTTTAGGTAGAAATTATTCAGCTCAGGAAGCTTTCGAAATGGGAATGGTAAACAAAGTTGTTCCTCATGCAGAATTGGAAGATACGGCTTACGAATGGGCTCAGGAAATTTTAGCAAAATCTCCGACATCCATCAGAATGCTGAAATTTGCGATGAACCTTACAGACGACGGAATGGTTGGTCAGCAGGTTTTTGCGGGTGAAGCAACTCGTTTGGCCTATATGACGGAAGAAGCAAAAGAAGGAAGAAATGCATTCCTTGAAAAAAGAAAGCCGGACTTCGGAGAAAATCAATGGATATCGTAATTAGTTATTAGTTTCTGGTTGCTGGTTGATACAATGTACCGGCAACTATAAACTAGCAACCATCAACTATAAACAATCAACTAAAATTATGTCGGATTGGATAAAAGCCGCAAGGCTTAGAACATTACCGCTTTCATTGAGCGGAATTATTATGGGAGCTTTCATCGCAAAATGGAGACTTTACGGAGAAGGTGGAACTTGGGACTGGAAAATCTTTGCTTTGGCACTTTTGGTGACTTTGCTATATCAGATCCTTTCAAATTATGCAAATGATTACGGAGACGGAATAAAGGGAACAGACGCGAAAAGAGCAACAGAAGCAGAAGCGAGAGCGGTAGCATCAGGAAAAATTACGGCAAAACAAATGAGAAATGCAGTAATTCTTTTCTCGATTTTATCTCTAGTCGCAACAGTTGCCTTGTTGTATGTTGCTTTCTTCCCGAAATATATGAATGAATTTTACATTTTCATAGGATTGGGAGTGGCATGTATTTTAGCAGCAATCGGATATACAGTAGGTAAAAAACCTTACGGATACATGGGATTGGGAGATCTTTTTGTATTTATTTTTTTCGGATTGGTTTCTGTTTGCGGAAGTTATTTCCTGTTTACAAAATCATTCAGCTGGGATATGTTATTGCCGGGAACAGCGATCGGAATGATGAGTATGGCTGTTTTGAATCTGAATAATATGAGAGACATTGAAAGCGACAGATTATCAGGGAAAAACAGTTTTGCGTTAAGAATCGGATTCAAAAATGCGATGATTTATGAAATGGTTTTGTTGCAGCTTCCATTGATTTTAATTTTAATGTTTTTAGGAGTCAACGGGTTTTTCCAAACCCAGAATTATTACGTTTTTATTGTAATGATTTTATTGCTTCCATTAATGAAATTGAGAAGAAAAATCATGGCTGTAAAAGAGCCGAAAGAGCTTGATCCGTTCCTGAAACAGGTAGGAATCATGACTTTCATGATAGCTGTTCTTACCGCTTTTGGACTTAATTTTTTTAACTAAAATATTTCTATCATGAGTTCGAATGTTTACGTTGAAGCTCAAATGCTTATCAGAAAACCGATTGAAGATGTTTTTAATGCATTCATCAATCCTGAAGTGACGACTAATTTCTGGTTCACAAAATCTACAGGAAAATTAGAAGAAGGTAAAACCGTGACTTGGGAATGGGAAATGTACGGCGTAAAAACCGATGTTAAGGTTCTTCAGGTTGTTCAAAATCAGTTGATAAAAACAAAATGGGGCAATCCTTCAACGAATGTAGACTACGAATTCAAAGAAATAGAAAAAGGAACTTTAGTGATCATTAAAAGTTACGGATTTTCTCAAACCGGAGAAGATTTGTTAAAGATAATTAATGACAATACAGGAGGTTTTACAACAGTTTTAGACGGCTGCAAAGCCTATCTGGAACACGGAATTAATTTGAGATTAATTGAGGATAAATTTCCATCTAATTGAAACACGAATTACACAAATAGTTTCACAAATTTTCACTAATATTTTTAATCGTGTTATTAGTGAAAAAATTCGTGCCATTAGCATTTAAAAAACAACAGTTAGTATTAGCGTTGTCATGCTGAGCCTGTCGAAGCATTCATCAAATTTTCATTAAAAAATTAGTGAAAAAATTCGTGCCATTAGTGTTTAAATAAAGTAAATAAAAATTCAAAAAATAAAATTAAAAATGAAAATACAATATCTGGGACAAAACTGTTTTTTGTTCACCTACAAAAACAAAAATATACTCAGCGACCCTTTCTACAACTACAAAAAGGCAGAGTCGGGATTTGATATTTCAGCTCAGAAAATCGATTATATTTTATTGACGCACGCTCACGGCGATCATATTGCTGATGT from Chryseobacterium wanjuense includes these protein-coding regions:
- a CDS encoding 1,4-dihydroxy-2-naphthoyl-CoA synthase translates to MIEWKTAKEYEDITYKKCNGVARIAFNRPEIRNAFRPKTTSELYDAFYDAYEDSSIGVVLLSGEGPSPKDGGWAFCSGGDQKARGHQGYVGEDGRHRLNILEVQRLIRFMPKVVIAVVPGWAVGGGHSLHVVCDLTLASEEHAIFKQTDADVTSFDGGYGSAYLAKMVGQKKAREIFFLGRNYSAQEAFEMGMVNKVVPHAELEDTAYEWAQEILAKSPTSIRMLKFAMNLTDDGMVGQQVFAGEATRLAYMTEEAKEGRNAFLEKRKPDFGENQWIS
- the menA gene encoding 1,4-dihydroxy-2-naphthoate octaprenyltransferase, which translates into the protein MSDWIKAARLRTLPLSLSGIIMGAFIAKWRLYGEGGTWDWKIFALALLVTLLYQILSNYANDYGDGIKGTDAKRATEAEARAVASGKITAKQMRNAVILFSILSLVATVALLYVAFFPKYMNEFYIFIGLGVACILAAIGYTVGKKPYGYMGLGDLFVFIFFGLVSVCGSYFLFTKSFSWDMLLPGTAIGMMSMAVLNLNNMRDIESDRLSGKNSFALRIGFKNAMIYEMVLLQLPLILILMFLGVNGFFQTQNYYVFIVMILLLPLMKLRRKIMAVKEPKELDPFLKQVGIMTFMIAVLTAFGLNFFN
- a CDS encoding SRPBCC family protein — protein: MSSNVYVEAQMLIRKPIEDVFNAFINPEVTTNFWFTKSTGKLEEGKTVTWEWEMYGVKTDVKVLQVVQNQLIKTKWGNPSTNVDYEFKEIEKGTLVIIKSYGFSQTGEDLLKIINDNTGGFTTVLDGCKAYLEHGINLRLIEDKFPSN